From the Acidovorax carolinensis genome, one window contains:
- a CDS encoding metallophosphoesterase: MHRPSFSAHSCARIARVRNALLGLGWVWLALAAVLAWLDREGRWIESGREAVVLFKLWIFWAVWAVLPWCGAALLGLREGAGRSVLRLAWLGALVLVAYSGLVEPRLLTVHEHRLRLQTPLQLPPLRLALVADVHAGLFVRGWQVERLVDRLNALDVDAVMVAGDWTYEPPRDLHALLQPFSRLRHPVWGVLGNHDTGAPGPPLAKALRQALQDHGVQVLDGRRLLAEGWEVVGLSDRWGGDPLSEMARLLPPGAPATPRLVLAHQPDTAALLPAGSASLVVSGHTHGGQIMLPWVTRQRVLPGMSAQGWFEGLYATRAGPLFVTAGIGTIGLPARLAVVPRIDVLLLE, from the coding sequence ATGCATCGCCCCTCCTTTTCCGCCCATTCCTGCGCCCGCATCGCCCGGGTGCGGAACGCGTTGCTGGGCCTGGGCTGGGTCTGGCTGGCGCTGGCGGCGGTGCTGGCCTGGCTCGACCGGGAAGGGCGCTGGATTGAATCGGGGCGCGAGGCGGTCGTGCTGTTCAAGCTGTGGATCTTCTGGGCCGTGTGGGCCGTGTTGCCCTGGTGCGGCGCAGCGCTGCTGGGTCTGCGCGAGGGGGCAGGGCGCAGCGTGCTGCGGCTGGCATGGCTGGGGGCGCTGGTCTTGGTGGCCTACAGCGGCCTGGTGGAGCCGCGCCTGCTGACGGTGCACGAGCACCGGCTGCGGCTGCAGACGCCGCTGCAGCTGCCGCCGCTGCGGCTGGCGCTGGTGGCCGATGTGCATGCCGGCCTGTTCGTGCGGGGCTGGCAGGTCGAGCGGCTGGTTGATCGGCTCAATGCGCTGGACGTGGATGCCGTGATGGTGGCGGGTGACTGGACGTACGAACCGCCGCGCGACCTGCATGCGCTGCTGCAGCCGTTTTCGCGGCTGCGCCACCCGGTGTGGGGCGTCCTGGGCAACCACGACACCGGCGCGCCCGGGCCACCGCTGGCAAAGGCGCTGCGTCAGGCACTGCAGGACCACGGCGTGCAGGTGCTGGATGGGCGGCGCCTGCTGGCCGAGGGCTGGGAGGTGGTGGGTCTGAGCGACCGGTGGGGCGGCGATCCGCTCAGCGAAATGGCCCGCCTGCTGCCGCCCGGCGCGCCCGCCACGCCCCGGCTGGTGCTGGCGCACCAGCCCGACACGGCGGCACTGCTGCCGGCAGGCAGCGCCAGCCTGGTGGTCAGCGGCCACACGCACGGTGGCCAGATTATGCTGCCCTGGGTCACGCGCCAACGGGTGTTGCCGGGCATGAGCGCGCAGGGCTGGTTCGAGGGCCTGTACGCCACGCGGGCTGGACCGTTGTTCGTGACGGCGGGCATCGGCACCATCGGCCTGCCGGCGCGACTGGCGGTGGTGCCGCGCATCGATGTGCTGCTGCTCGAATGA
- a CDS encoding glutathione S-transferase N-terminal domain-containing protein encodes MPDLSAFAITHKWPARHPDRIQLYSLPTPNGVKVSIALEELGLPYEPHLVSFDTNDQTSPEFLSLNPNNKIPAILDPNGPGGQPLALFESGAILLYLADKAGQLLPQDAAARYETIQWLMWQMGGVGPMFGQLGFFHKFAGKDFEDKRPLGRYVAESKRLLGVLNQRLAGRAWVMGEQYTIADIAIFPWVRNLVGFYGAGALVEFGQFTEVQRVLDAFVARPAVQRGLVIPARD; translated from the coding sequence ATGCCCGATCTTTCCGCCTTTGCCATCACCCATAAATGGCCCGCCCGGCACCCCGACCGCATCCAGCTGTATTCGCTGCCCACGCCCAATGGCGTGAAGGTGTCGATTGCGCTCGAAGAACTGGGCCTGCCGTACGAGCCGCACCTGGTGAGCTTCGACACCAACGACCAGACCTCGCCCGAGTTCCTGTCGCTCAACCCCAATAACAAGATTCCCGCCATCCTCGACCCCAACGGGCCGGGCGGCCAGCCGCTGGCGCTGTTCGAGTCCGGCGCCATCCTGCTGTACCTCGCCGACAAGGCCGGCCAGCTGCTGCCCCAGGATGCCGCCGCGCGCTACGAAACCATCCAGTGGCTGATGTGGCAGATGGGTGGCGTGGGCCCCATGTTTGGCCAGCTCGGCTTTTTCCACAAGTTCGCCGGCAAGGACTTTGAGGACAAGCGCCCGCTGGGCCGCTATGTGGCCGAATCGAAACGCCTGCTGGGCGTGCTCAACCAGCGCCTGGCCGGCCGCGCCTGGGTGATGGGCGAGCAGTACACCATCGCCGACATCGCCATCTTTCCGTGGGTGCGCAACCTGGTCGGCTTTTATGGCGCGGGTGCGCTGGTGGAATTTGGCCAGTTCACGGAGGTGCAGCGCGTGCTGGATGCGTTTGTGGCGCGGCCGGCCGTGCAGCGCGGGCTGGTCATTCCGGCGCGGGACTGA
- the dapF gene encoding diaminopimelate epimerase, whose translation MKIRFTKMQGAGNDFVVLDETQGRLGLTPAHYRLLADRHFGVGADQILTVRPSPGDGIDFEYVIHNADGGEVEQCGNGARCFARYVHDKGLSAKDTIRVQTLAGVIAPRLTPDGRVTVNMGRPVFDAARVPFDATGLTPVAQGLGQKWPLALSGSAQNAPVLVAVVSMGNPHAVQLVGDVDTAPVAQTGPLIESHPRFPRRVNAGYLQIVDRGHVRLRVFERGAGETLACGSGACAAVAAGIRLGLLDAQVDVQTRGGLLTIAWAGADTDPVFMTGPATPVFEGQIELPDTP comes from the coding sequence ATGAAGATTCGCTTCACCAAAATGCAGGGCGCGGGCAACGATTTCGTGGTGCTCGACGAAACCCAGGGCCGCCTGGGCCTCACGCCGGCGCACTACCGCCTGCTGGCCGACCGCCACTTCGGCGTGGGTGCCGACCAGATCCTCACCGTGCGGCCCTCGCCGGGCGACGGCATTGATTTCGAATACGTGATCCACAACGCCGACGGCGGCGAGGTGGAGCAGTGCGGCAACGGCGCGCGCTGCTTTGCACGCTATGTGCATGACAAGGGCCTGAGCGCCAAAGACACCATTCGCGTGCAGACGCTGGCCGGCGTGATTGCGCCGCGCCTGACCCCCGACGGCCGCGTGACGGTGAACATGGGGCGGCCGGTGTTCGATGCGGCGCGGGTGCCTTTTGATGCGACCGGCCTCACGCCGGTGGCGCAGGGTTTGGGGCAAAAATGGCCGCTAGCGCTTTCTGGATCTGCGCAAAATGCTCCTGTTTTGGTAGCGGTTGTGTCCATGGGCAATCCGCACGCGGTGCAGCTGGTGGGGGACGTGGACACCGCGCCGGTGGCGCAGACCGGCCCATTGATCGAGTCGCACCCGCGATTTCCCCGGCGGGTCAACGCCGGGTATCTGCAAATCGTGGACCGCGGCCATGTGCGCCTGCGCGTGTTCGAGCGCGGCGCGGGCGAAACCCTGGCCTGCGGCTCCGGCGCCTGCGCCGCGGTGGCAGCGGGCATTCGCCTGGGGCTGCTCGATGCGCAGGTGGACGTGCAGACGCGCGGCGGCCTGCTCACCATTGCCTGGGCCGGTGCCGACACCGACCCTGTTTTTATGACCGGTCCGGCCACCCCCGTTTTTGAAGGCCAGATCGAACTTCCGGACACGCCATGA